Proteins co-encoded in one Anopheles moucheti chromosome X, idAnoMoucSN_F20_07, whole genome shotgun sequence genomic window:
- the LOC128306338 gene encoding thymosin beta: MEATGQDNSATTYPRVKPDFKSELESFRTETLSKADTQEKNCLPTAADVQSEKAQRSVIEGIEGFDASRLKHAETKEKNPLPDAEAIQAEKGVQRFIEGIEQFDTSRLKHAETLEKNPLPTRETIEEEKRA, encoded by the exons ATGGAAGCTACCGGCCAGGATAACTCTGCCACGACCTACCCACGCGTTAAGCCCGACTTCAAGTCGGAGCTGGAGTCGTTCCGCACGGAGACGCTGTCCAAGGCGGACACGCAGGAGAAGAACTGTCTGCCGACCGCCGCCGACGTACAAAGCGAGAAGGCGCAGCGTAGCGTGATCGAGGGCATTGAGGGATTCGATGCCTCCCGTCTGAAGCACGCCGAAACCAAGGAAAAGAACCCGCTGCCGGATGCGGAAG CTATCCAGGCCGAGAAGGGCGTCCAGCGGTTCATCGAAGGTATCGAGCAGTTCGATACTTCGCGCCTGAAGCATGCGGAGACGCTGGAGAAAAATCCGCTGCCAACGCGTGAAACCATCGAGGAGGAGAAGCGCGCCTAA